One Neisseria sicca genomic region harbors:
- the pgmB gene encoding beta-phosphoglucomutase — translation MTFTAVLFDLDGVITDTAEYHYRAWKKLAEELGISIDRKFNEQLKGVSRDDSLKRILAHGGKTVGEAEFAELTRRKNDNYLEMIQAVKPEDVYPGILPLLEALRANGKKIALASASKNGPFLLERMGLTHFFDAVADPAAVAHSKPAPDIFLAAAEGVGADIRQCIGIEDAAAGVAAIKASGALPIGVGKAEDLGSDIALVSGTAELTYAYLQNVWTQSGR, via the coding sequence ATGACTTTCACCGCAGTCCTCTTTGACCTCGACGGCGTCATCACCGACACCGCCGAATACCACTACCGCGCATGGAAAAAGCTCGCCGAAGAACTGGGTATCAGCATCGACCGCAAGTTTAACGAGCAGCTCAAAGGCGTGTCGCGCGACGATTCGCTCAAACGCATCCTCGCGCACGGCGGCAAAACCGTCGGCGAAGCCGAGTTCGCCGAATTGACCCGCCGCAAAAACGACAACTACTTGGAGATGATTCAGGCAGTCAAACCCGAAGACGTGTACCCCGGCATTTTGCCGCTGCTGGAAGCATTGAGGGCAAACGGCAAAAAAATCGCCCTCGCGTCCGCCAGTAAAAACGGTCCGTTTCTACTGGAACGCATGGGGCTAACCCACTTCTTCGACGCCGTCGCCGACCCTGCCGCCGTCGCGCATTCCAAACCCGCCCCCGACATCTTCCTCGCCGCTGCCGAGGGCGTGGGCGCAGACATCCGCCAATGCATCGGCATCGAAGACGCCGCCGCCGGCGTCGCCGCCATCAAAGCCTCCGGCGCCTTGCCCATCGGCGTGGGCAAAGCCGAAGACTTGGGCAGCGACATCGCGCTGGTCTCCGGCACCGCCGAGCTGACCTACGCCTACCTGCAAAACGTGTGGACACAGTCGGGCAGGTAA